A genome region from Platichthys flesus chromosome 12, fPlaFle2.1, whole genome shotgun sequence includes the following:
- the vip gene encoding VIP peptides, with product MCKAMLQRTGPQLLLLIALCSVLYSRTLSLPYASMRPTRHADGLFTSGYSKLLGQLSARRYLESLIGKRVSDELMEEPVKRHSDAIFTDNYSRFRKQMAVKKYLNSVLTGKRSLEDPGASVVEESRDEPSTFQESYDDINVDHLLNNFQLPL from the exons AT GTGTAAAGCGATGTTACAACGGACCGGCCCCCAGCTGCTTCTCCTAATAGCCCTATGCAGTGTGTTGTACTCCCGGACTCTGAGTCTGCCATACGCATCCATGAG ACCGACGAGACACGCAGACGGTCTGTTCACCAGCGGATACAGCAAGCTCCTGGGGCAGCTCTCAGCGCGGAGGTACCTGGAGTCTCTGATCGGGAAGCGGGTCAG TGACGAGCTGATGGAGGAGCCAGTCAAGCGTCACTCAGACGCCATCTTTACAGACAACTACAGCCGCTTCCGCAAACAGATGGCCGTCAAGAAATATCTGAACTCAGTCTTAACGGGGAAGAGAAG CCTGGAGGACCCTGGAGCCAGCGTCGTGGAAGAGTCCAGGGACGAACCCAGCACCTTCCAGGAGAGCTACGACGACATCAATGTAGATCACCTCCTAAACAACTTTCAACTG CCACTTTGA